The following is a genomic window from Janibacter sp. DB-40.
TGCACCGGTTCGCCCGGGACGTTGCGGTGGATCAGGGCCTTGGGCAGGCGCGCGGCGACCGCCGAGGGCTCCCGCTGCGGGCCGAGATCGCGCAGCCGCCACGAGAGGGTGAGCGTGCGTGGTCCCTCCGGCCCGAGGGTGATCCAGCTGCCGAGGCGGCCGAGCTCGTCGCAGGTGCCCTCCACGAGGATGCCGTGCTCGTCCAGCCGCTCGAGCATCGTCGCCCAGGGCCGCTCGACCTCGCTCTCGTCGTACTGCCGCAGCACGTTGAAGGCGCGGATGACGCGGGCCCGCTGGTCACGGGGCAGGGGCACCTCGAAGCCACCGAGGGCGAACTCCACGCCCGGGCCGGCCCAGGCCTGTGCGCTCACGACCCGCTCGGGGTCGATCTCCAGGCCGCGCACCCGTGCGTCGGGGCGCACGGCGCGCACCCGCTGGGCCCACTCCGCCGTCGTCACCCCGCTCGCCCCGTGGCCGAGGTCGACGAGGACAGGGGGAGGCCCGCCGCGCAGGACGGCGCGATGGGTCGAGACCAGCCAACGGTCGCACCGGCGCAACCTGTTCGGATTCGTCGTTCCCCGCGTGATGCTGCCGACGGGACGCTGGCTGGACACCCGGGAAGCGTAGGCCGAGCCGGGACACAACTACGCTGTCGGGGTGGACGATCGAGTGAAGGGCGGTCCGGTGAGCGATCAGCCGATCCGCCGTGTGGCCATGATCAGCGTGCACACCTCGCCGCTGGAGCAACCGGGCACGGGTGACGCCGGTGGGCTCAACGTCTACGTCGTCGAGTCCGCCCGCGAGCTGGCCGCCCGTGGCGTCGAGGTGGAGATCTTCACCCGGCGCACCGCGGCCGACCTGCCGGACGTCGTCGAGATGGAGCCGCGGGTGCTCGTGCGCCACATCGACGCCGGACCCTACGAGGGCCTGCTCAAGGAGGACCTGCCGGGTCAGCTGTGTGCCTTCGCCGCGGGGATGATGCGCGAGATCGCCCGCGTCCCCCCGGGGCACTACGACCTGGCGCACTCGCACTACTGGCTCTCGGGGCAGGTCGGCTGGCTCGTCGCCGAGCGCTGGCAGGTGCCGCTCGTGCACACGATGCACACGATGGCGCGGGTGAAGAACCGTCAGCTCGCCGCGGACGACGTCCCCGAGCCCCTCGGGCGCGAGATCGGGGAGATCCAGGTCGTCGACATCGCCGACCGGCTCATCGCCAACACCCTGCAGGAGGGCGACGAGCTCATCGAGTACTACGACGCCGACCCGGACGCGGTCGAGGTCGTGCCGCCCGGCGTCGACCTGGGGACCTTCGCCCCGGGCGAGAGGGACGACGCGCGCTCGCGGGTCGGCCTGCCGCAGGACGCGGTCGTCCTCCTCTTCGTCGGCCGGATCCAACCGCTCAAGGGCCCGGACGTCCTCGTGCGGGCCGCGGCCGAGCTGCTCGAGCGGCGCCCGGAGCTGCGCGACCGCCTCGTCGTCGCCGTCCTCGGGGGCGCCTCGGGCCGTGGGCTCGTGGCACCGGACCGGCTGCACCAGCTCGGCGAGGAGCTCGGGGTCACCGACGTCCTGCACCTCGCACCGCCCGTGAGCCGGGCGGAGCTGGCCGACTGGTACCGCGCCGCGGACCTCGTCGCCGTCCCCTCGCACACCGAGTCCTTCGGTCTCGTGGCCATCGAGGCGCAGGCCAGCGGGGCGCTCGTCGTCGCGGCAGACGTCGGCGGTCTGCGCACCGCCGTCGGTGACGGCGGCGTCCTCGTCCCCGGCCACGACCCGCACGCCTGGTCCCGGCAGCTGGAGGTGCTCATCGACGACCCGGCCGAGGCCGAGCGGCTGAGGCGCCGCGCCCGCTCGCACGCCGAGTCGTTCGGGTGGTCGGCGACGGTGGACCGACTCCTCGATGTCTACGCTGGGGCCGTGGCCGAACGGCACAACATGCTCGAGGAGGTGGCGCGATGAACGATCGGGAGCAGGCCCTCGACGTGGTGCGCTCGGTCATCGCCGAGGCCGGCGTCGAGAGCGAGCCCGGGGCACGCGACGGCGAGATCGTCGTCACCCTGCCGGGGGAGAAGAAGCTGAAGACGGTTGCGTCGCTCGTCGTCGGTGAGCAGGCGCTGTCCGTCTCCGCCTTCGTCATCCGCAACGCGGACGAGAACCACGGCCGCTTCTACCAGTTCCTGCTGCGCCGCAACCTGCGCATGCGCCTGCTCGCGTACTCCATCGACACCTCCGGTGACGTCTACGTCGGGGGGAGGATCCCCCTTCGTGCGGTGACTCCCGAGCTGGTCGACCAGGTCCTCGGTCTCCTCCTCGAGGCCGCGGACGAGCCCTTCAACGAGCTGCTGCTCATCGGCTTCCGCAGCTCGATGCAGAAGGAGTGGGACTGGCGCGTCTCCCGCGGGGAGTCGCTGCGCAACCTCGAGGCCTTCCGGTCGGAGCTCGAACACTGAGCCCCGCGGCGCGGGTCGATGGGGATGCGGCCCGACTCAGGGAGTGAGGAACGAACGACCAAGGGCCGTGTGCCCATCGGCCTGTGCCGCGTACCCGTCCGCGTGGGACGGGGCCGCGTCGCTACGCTGGGCCGCATGTCGACACTGATCCTGCTGCGCCACGGGCGCTCTGACTGGAACGAGAAGAACCTCTTCACCGGCTGGGTCGACGTCGACCTGATCGACCGGGGCCGCGAGGAGGCCGTGCGCGGCGGTCAGCTGATGAAGGAGGCGGGGATCCTCCCGGACGTGGTGCACACGTCGGTGCTGCGCCGGGCGATCACCACCGCCAACATCGCCCTCGACGAGGCGGACCGGCACTGGATCCCGGTCCGTCGCGACTGGCGCCTCAACGAGCGTCACTACGGTGCCCTGCAGGGCTTGGACAAGGCAGCCACGCGGGAGAAGTACGGCGAGGAGCAGTTCATGCTCTGGCGCCGCAGCTTCGACACCCCGCCGCCGCAGATCGACACCGACAGCGAGTACGCCCAGACAGACGACCCGCGGTACGCCGGCATCGAGGTGCCGCGCACCGAGTGCCTCAAGGACGTCATCGAGCGCTTCATGCCCTACTGGGAGGGCCCGATCCGCGAGGACCTGGCCGCCGGCCGGACCGTCCTGGTCACCGCGCACGGCAACTCCCTGCGCGGGCTCGTCAAGCACCTCGACGGGATCAGCGACGAGGACATCGCCGGCCTGAACATCCCGACCGGCATGCCCCTCGTCTACGACCTCGGCGAGGACTTCATGCCCACCCGGCCGGCCGAGTACCTCGACCCCGAGGCCGCTGACGCCGAGGCCGCGAAGGTCGCCAACCAGGGCAGGTAGGGCGGGCGGACGTCAGGCGCCGTCGTCGACGTCGACGTCCTCATGGTCGACGCCGTCGGCCTCGCCGGTGACGAGGAAGCGCACGCGGCGGGCGACGGTGACGGCGTGGTCGCCGAAGCGCTCGTAGTAGCGGCTGAGCAGGGCGACGTCGACGGCCGCGCTGCTGCCGTGCTCCCAGCGGCTGTCGGCGAGACGGGCGAACATCGAGCGGTGCAGCTCGTCGAGCTCGTCGTCGATCTCCTCGATCGCGCGGGTCCCCTCGAGGCTCTGCGTCACGATGATGTCGGCGACGCGCGCGACGATGCGCTCGGCGACGTGCCCCATCTGGAGGAAGGACGCGCGCATGTCGGCGGGGACGGCGTTCTCCGGGTACCGCAGCCGGGCGACCTTGGCCACGTGACGGGCGAGGTCGCCCATCCGCTCCAGGTCACTGGACATGCGCATGGAGGTGACGACCGCCCGCAGGTCGCTCGCGACGGGGGCCTGCCGAGCCAGCAGGTCGATGGCCTTCGAGTCGAGCATGTTGCGGCGCTCGTCGATCTCCTGGTCGGCCTCGATGACCTGCTCGGCGAGCTGGACGTCGGCATCGAGCAGCGCGGACGTGGAGCGGCGGATCGCCGAGCCGACGAGGTGGGCGAGCTCGACGAGGTCGTTCGACACCTGCTCGAGCTCCTCGTGGAACACCTGGCGCATGGGTCGCCTTTCGTGTCGGGGCTTGGTACTGGGTCGGATTCAACGCTGCCTGCGTGAACGAATTCCAGCCTGAAGATGAACATCATGAGATGCACCGCTGGATGCGGCGTCCTGGTGCCAGCATGCCTGATCCGAGAAGTACTCTCGATGTCGTGGAGCCAACGACCGCGGCAATTCTGGGTGGGCTGGCCGGCCTGCTCATCGGATTCCTCGTCTGGGCCGCGATCACCATGACCGACCGGGAGCGGGCCATCGAGCCGGCACCGGAGCCGGAGGTGCCTCGCGGTGTCGGGGACGTGCTCGCCGTGCTGCGCTCGTCCGGCGTGGTCCTCGACCTGGACGGCGGGGTCGTCACCACCTCGCCGGCAGCGGTCACGTACGGACTGGTGCGCGCCGGCCGGCTGGCCCACCCCGAGATCCGTGAGATCGCCGACAAGGTCGCCCGCGACGGTGTGATCCGCGAGGCCCAGCTCGAGCTCAGCCGGCAGGGGTTGAGCTCCTCGGTGTACGTCTCGGCGCGGGTGGCGCCGCTCGGTGCCCGCCACCTGCTCCTGCTCGTCGACGACCAGACGCAGGGACGACGCGTGGAGGAGACCCGCCGGGACTTCGTCGCGAACGTCAGCCACGAGCTGAAGACACCGGTCGGGGGCATCTCACTGCTCGCCGAGGCGGTAATGGACGCCAAGGACGACCCCGAGGCCGTCGACCGCTTCGCCCGCCGGATGCAGGGCGAGGCCACCCGGCTGTCCAGCCTGATCAAGGAGATCGTGGAGCTCTCCCGCCTGCAGGGCACCCCGGTCCTGCAGGACCCGGAGCTGGTCGAGATCGAGGAGGTCGTCCAGCTGGCGCTGGAGCACGTGCGCATCGAGGCGGAGGCCAAGCGGATCACCCTCACCGACAAGGTCGCCGACGAGCTCTACGTGCGCGGCGACCGGGACATGCTCATCACCGCGGTGCGCAACCTCGTCGGCAACGCCATCGCCTACTCGGATGCCGACACCGCGGTCGGCGTGGGTGCCCGACTGGTGGACGACACGGTCGAGATCGCCGTGACCGACCAGGGCGCCGGTGTCCCCGAGGCCGAGCAGGCCCGGATCTTCGAGCGCTTCTACCGGATGGACATGGCCCGCTCCCGCGCCACCGGCGGCACCGGCCTGGGCCTGTCGATCGTCAAGCACATCTGCGCCAACCACGGTGGCGACGTGCGCGTCTGGAGCGACGGCCAGCACGGCTCGACCTTCACGATCCGGCTGCCCGTCGCCTCTGAGACGCTCGAGTCGTTCGACCAGAACCGTGAACCACCAACCCCCACAAAGGAGTTCCGCCGATGACCCGAATCCTCGTGGTCGAGGACGAGGTGTCCTTCTCCGACCCGTTGTCCTACCTGCTGGAGAAGGAGGGGTACGAGGTCGAGGTCGCGGAGAACGGTCCCGACGCCGTGTCCGCCTTCGAGGCCGACGGCGCCGACCTCGTCCTGCTCGACCTCATGCTGCCCGGGCTGTCCGGCATCGACGTCTGCCGCACGATCCGGCAGCGCTCCAACGTGCCGGTCATCATGCTGACGGCCAAGGACGGCGAGATCGACAAGGTCGTCGGGCTGGAGATCGGGGCGGACGACTACGTCACCAAGCCCTACAGCTCGCGCGAGCTGCTGGCCCGGATCAAGGCCGTCCTGCGCCGCCGTGCCGAGCCGGAGGAGCTGGTGCCGTCGACGATCGAGGGCGGTCCCGTGCGCATGGACGTCGACCGGCACGTCGTGGCCGTCGACGGCGAGCAGATCCAGCTCCCGCTCAAGGAGTTCGAGCTGCTCGAGATGCTGCTGCGCAACGCCGGCCGGGTGCTCACCCGCGTCCAGCTGATCGACCGGGTCTGGGGCAGCGACTACGTGGGTGACACCAAGACGCTGGACGTGCACGTCAAGCGGCTGCGCGCCAAGGTCGAGCCCGACCCCGCCAAGCCGGTGCACATCGTCACCGTCCGCGGGCTC
Proteins encoded in this region:
- a CDS encoding YbjN domain-containing protein, which gives rise to MNDREQALDVVRSVIAEAGVESEPGARDGEIVVTLPGEKKLKTVASLVVGEQALSVSAFVIRNADENHGRFYQFLLRRNLRMRLLAYSIDTSGDVYVGGRIPLRAVTPELVDQVLGLLLEAADEPFNELLLIGFRSSMQKEWDWRVSRGESLRNLEAFRSELEH
- a CDS encoding class I SAM-dependent methyltransferase, which gives rise to MSSQRPVGSITRGTTNPNRLRRCDRWLVSTHRAVLRGGPPPVLVDLGHGASGVTTAEWAQRVRAVRPDARVRGLEIDPERVVSAQAWAGPGVEFALGGFEVPLPRDQRARVIRAFNVLRQYDESEVERPWATMLERLDEHGILVEGTCDELGRLGSWITLGPEGPRTLTLSWRLRDLGPQREPSAVAARLPKALIHRNVPGEPVHELLERLDDAWRWSTPFAPYGARQRAVAAIGEVAKEVPVIGRSDRWRLGELTVPWSLVAPRSGPLAQGPQRR
- a CDS encoding response regulator transcription factor, with product MTRILVVEDEVSFSDPLSYLLEKEGYEVEVAENGPDAVSAFEADGADLVLLDLMLPGLSGIDVCRTIRQRSNVPVIMLTAKDGEIDKVVGLEIGADDYVTKPYSSRELLARIKAVLRRRAEPEELVPSTIEGGPVRMDVDRHVVAVDGEQIQLPLKEFELLEMLLRNAGRVLTRVQLIDRVWGSDYVGDTKTLDVHVKRLRAKVEPDPAKPVHIVTVRGLGYKFEA
- the mshA gene encoding D-inositol-3-phosphate glycosyltransferase; protein product: MSDQPIRRVAMISVHTSPLEQPGTGDAGGLNVYVVESARELAARGVEVEIFTRRTAADLPDVVEMEPRVLVRHIDAGPYEGLLKEDLPGQLCAFAAGMMREIARVPPGHYDLAHSHYWLSGQVGWLVAERWQVPLVHTMHTMARVKNRQLAADDVPEPLGREIGEIQVVDIADRLIANTLQEGDELIEYYDADPDAVEVVPPGVDLGTFAPGERDDARSRVGLPQDAVVLLFVGRIQPLKGPDVLVRAAAELLERRPELRDRLVVAVLGGASGRGLVAPDRLHQLGEELGVTDVLHLAPPVSRAELADWYRAADLVAVPSHTESFGLVAIEAQASGALVVAADVGGLRTAVGDGGVLVPGHDPHAWSRQLEVLIDDPAEAERLRRRARSHAESFGWSATVDRLLDVYAGAVAERHNMLEEVAR
- a CDS encoding phosphoglyceromutase, which produces MSTLILLRHGRSDWNEKNLFTGWVDVDLIDRGREEAVRGGQLMKEAGILPDVVHTSVLRRAITTANIALDEADRHWIPVRRDWRLNERHYGALQGLDKAATREKYGEEQFMLWRRSFDTPPPQIDTDSEYAQTDDPRYAGIEVPRTECLKDVIERFMPYWEGPIREDLAAGRTVLVTAHGNSLRGLVKHLDGISDEDIAGLNIPTGMPLVYDLGEDFMPTRPAEYLDPEAADAEAAKVANQGR
- the phoU gene encoding phosphate signaling complex protein PhoU, which produces MRQVFHEELEQVSNDLVELAHLVGSAIRRSTSALLDADVQLAEQVIEADQEIDERRNMLDSKAIDLLARQAPVASDLRAVVTSMRMSSDLERMGDLARHVAKVARLRYPENAVPADMRASFLQMGHVAERIVARVADIIVTQSLEGTRAIEEIDDELDELHRSMFARLADSRWEHGSSAAVDVALLSRYYERFGDHAVTVARRVRFLVTGEADGVDHEDVDVDDGA
- a CDS encoding ATP-binding protein; translated protein: MEPTTAAILGGLAGLLIGFLVWAAITMTDRERAIEPAPEPEVPRGVGDVLAVLRSSGVVLDLDGGVVTTSPAAVTYGLVRAGRLAHPEIREIADKVARDGVIREAQLELSRQGLSSSVYVSARVAPLGARHLLLLVDDQTQGRRVEETRRDFVANVSHELKTPVGGISLLAEAVMDAKDDPEAVDRFARRMQGEATRLSSLIKEIVELSRLQGTPVLQDPELVEIEEVVQLALEHVRIEAEAKRITLTDKVADELYVRGDRDMLITAVRNLVGNAIAYSDADTAVGVGARLVDDTVEIAVTDQGAGVPEAEQARIFERFYRMDMARSRATGGTGLGLSIVKHICANHGGDVRVWSDGQHGSTFTIRLPVASETLESFDQNREPPTPTKEFRR